A part of Rhinoderma darwinii isolate aRhiDar2 chromosome 1, aRhiDar2.hap1, whole genome shotgun sequence genomic DNA contains:
- the LOC142750199 gene encoding toll-like receptor 1, with translation MATMFILALMAVFMCSLCDKHPVIESSDIIANYSYMSLTKVPTNLPPHTTVLDLSHNYIQKLETTDFGYLLDLKVLIMSHNQITEIDSKVFDSNNYLEHLDLSNNWLENISSIFPGHLRHLDISSNNFTTLSVCRYLTNLLRLEYLGLGAANILKSDLESVSHLRLQHVFIDLNGLYEYENSSLLVLNTNCLHLSSLSKQKYLFNVLFDAVNTSKLLELSNFGKWEAGKVQDEYISAIVNNSRVTHLTMRNFGLLWTNLVHILQKIWYSSLESLHLYNFTIQGLIYKMQFDYSNTSMKELLIEHVAIEVFIFNQMHLYRLFSEMNIKNLTINNGNLLFMACPLKSSSFEYIDFSNNAITDDVFQNCLTLTKLKTLKLAGNKLQKLSKVSLMTESMTSLQYLDISRNLLDYNEEDCHWSPGIRKLRMVSCSLPNSVFQCLPKNVTMVNLRKNDISGVPLEITHLTNVEYLDLGYNRLSDLPDCTLFPRLMIITVEYNQFPYPSATSLKNCSGLEQINIGNNPFHCFCEIKKFIRERRKSPGKYIGWPDAYVCERPDDLKGVRLKDFYLPEMYCNVFIMVPVIVAPIIIGLFLIFGLCKYFDIPWFLKMAWQLARTKHRARKSKKGYQELKKDFSFHAFVSYSENDSSWVKNIMLPSIQSMDEIRICHHERNFTPGKSIVENIINCIDNSYKSIFVLSPHFVQSEWCHYELYFAHHKLYSENTDNLILILLEPIPQYLIPARYFKLKALMKQRTYLEWPKEKSKRALFWAHLRASIHINLSELEHLSSISDPNVPST, from the coding sequence ATGGCTACAATGTTCATTCTCGCCCTGATGGCCGTCTTCATGTGCTCACTATGTGATAAACATCCAGTAATTGAGAGCAGTGACATTATTGCTAATTACTCCTACATGTCACTGACCAAAGTACCAACGAATCTGCCCCCACATACAACAGTGCTGGATCTATCACACAATTACATCCAAAAACTGGAAACAACCGACTTTGGTTACTTGCTGGATCTCAAAGTCCTCATTATGTCACATAATCAAATCACTGAGATTGACTCGAAAGTTTTTGACTCTAACAATTATCTGGAACACTTGGATTTATCCAATAACTGGCTTGAAAATATCTCCAGTATCTTTCCAGGTCACCTTCGTCATCTGGACATTTCCTCCAATAATTTCACAACGTTGTCTGTTTGTAGATACTTAACGAATCTTTTGCGGCTGGAATACTTAGGTCTTGGTGCAGCTAACATTCTTAAATCGGATTTGGAGTCTGTTTCTCATTTACGACTGCAGCATGTGTTCATTGACTTGAATGGTTTATATGAATATGAAAATTCTAGCCTCCTAGTGTTGAATACAAACTGCTTACATCTTTCATCACTATCTAAGCAAAAATACCTTTTCAATGTACTTTTTGATGCTGTTAACACATCAAAGCTTTTGGAACTATCCAATTTTGGGAAATGGGAGGCAGGAAAAGTCCAAGATGAATATATTTCGGCAATAGTCAATAACTCTCGGGTTACCCATTTAACCATGAGGAACTTTGGCCTATTATGGACTAATCTTGTCCACATTCTTCAGAAAATATGGTACTCGTCTCTGGAAAGTTTACACCTATATAATTTCACAATTCAGGGATTGATATACAAGAtgcagtttgactactctaacactTCTATGAAAGAACTTTTGATTGAACATGTTGCAATTGAAGTTTTTATATTTAATCAAATGCACCTGTATAGACTGTTTTCTGAAATGAACATCAAAAATCTTACTATTAACAATGGCAATTTACTTTTTATGGCTTGTCCTTTAAAATCTAGCTCCTTTGAGTACATAGACTTTTCTAATAATGCCATCACAGATGATgtttttcagaactgtttgacacTGACGAAGTTGAAAACTTTAAAACTGGCAGGAAATAAGTTACAAAAGTTGTCCAAAGTAAGCCTCATGACGGAGAGCATGACATCCCTACAATATCTAGATATCAGCCGGAATCTTCTCGATTATAACGAAGAAGACTGCCATTGGTCACCGGGCATAAGAAAGTTAAGGATGGTATCTTGTTCATTGCCCAACTCTGTGTTTCAATGTTTACCCAAAAATGTCACAATGGTTAATTTGCGGAAGAATGATATATCAGGTGTTCCATTGGAAATAACCCACTTGACAAATGTAGAATACCTTGATCTTGGATATAATAGACTCTCTGATCTGCCAGACTGCACATTGTTCCCCCGTCTAATGATAATAACTGTTGAGTACAACCAGTTTCCATATCCATCCGCCACATCTCTTAAAAACTGCTCAGGGCTGGAACAAATTAACATTGGAAACAACCCATTCCATTGTTTTTGTGAGATAAAAAAATTCATACGTGAGAGAAGAAAGTCCCCAGGGAAGTACATTGGTTGGCCAGATGCCTATGTTTGTGAACGACCCGATGATTTAAAAGGTGTTCGATTGAAAGATTTCTACCTGCCGGAGATGTATTGTAATGTTTTTATAATGGTTCCAGTTATTGTTGCCCCAATAATCATAGGCCTTTTTCTAATTTTTGGTCTGTGTAAGTACTTTGATATACCTTGGTTTCTAAAAATGGCCTGGCAATTGGCAAGGACAAAGCATAGGGCCAGGAAATCCAAAAAAGGCTACCAGGAACTCAAAAAGGATTTCTCCTTTCATGCTTTCGTCTCCTATAGTGAAAATGATTCATCTTGGGTGAAGAATATTATGTTGCCCAGCATTCAAAGCATGGACGAAATACGTATCTGTCATCATGAAAGAAATTTTACCCCAGGAAAAAGCATAGTGGAAAACATCATAAACTGCATTGACAATAGCTACAAATCAATCTTTGTGTTATCCCCACACTTTGTTCAGAGCGAGTGGTGTCATTACGAACTGTATTTTGCTCATCATAAACTTTATTCCGAGAACACAGACAACCTTATCCTTATTCTACTGGAACCAATCCCACAATATCTTATTCCTGCAAGGTATTTCAAATTAAAAGCTCTCATGAAACAAAGAACCTATCTGGAATGGCCAAAGGAAAAAAGCAAGCGCGCTCTTTTCTGGGCCCATTTAAGGGCATCAATACATATTAATTTGTCTGAATTAGAACATTTGAGCTCTATTTCTGATCCAAATGTGCCAAGTACATAA